AAAGGACCCGACGCTGCAGGGCCGTCAGGCGGCGGAGATCGGGGCGGCGGTGCTCCGCCGGGTGTTGGCCGGAGCAGAAGGCTGGTTGCAGCCGGGTGCCGGGCGTCCCGAGGTCATTGCGATGATCGGCGTGAACGGCTCGGGCAAGACGACCACCACCGCGAAGCTCGCGCACAAGTTCAAGGCCGAGAAACAAACCGTGATCGTTGCGGCCTGCGACACCTTCCGCGCCGCCGCGGTCGAGCAGCTCAAAAGCTGGGCCACCCGGCTCGACCTCGACATCGTGGCCAGCCACACCGGAGCCGATGCGGCGGCCGTGGCCTTTGACGCCTGGCAAGCCGCCAAGGCTCGCGGCAAGGACTGGCTCATTGTGGACACGGCCGGGCGGCTCCACACCAAGGACAACCTCATGGAGGAACTGGCGAAGATCCGCCGCGTGCTCCAGAAACACGATGCCGCTGCGCCGCAGCACCGTTGGCTCGTGGTGGACGGCAGCCTGGGCGCCAACTCCATCGAGCAGGCCAAGGTCTTTCACAAGAGTTTCGGGCTGACGGGCCTGATCGTCACCAAACTCGACGGCACCAGCCGCGGCGGGGCGATCGTGGGTATCTGGCGGCAATTGAAGATTCCGATCTACTTCATCGGCCTTGGGGAGCAGCCGGATGATTTGCAGCCTTTTTCGGCCGAGACCTACGCACGCGCCATCTTTGGATTGGAACAGTAGGCGATCTGGCGCGCTTAAATGGCGGATTGTCGCGTTGGGTGTATGACACCACGCAACTAGGTGGGCCTACGTGGCACCTAAAATTAGGTTGTTTTGCCTGAGGAGGGAAACGCCTCGTTACGATAGGTTTGCGTCCGAGATTTTCGTGCCCTGCAGAGGGTGCGAGAGGTGACCAAAGGGGCTCGCGTGCGCTTGACTGGCCCGTTGTGCGCGCGCGAGCCCTCATCCTTTTTAGGGTTAGCTGTGTTAGTGCGACAAAGACGCGGACGAGAGTCCGCGTCTTTTATTTGGCGGTGTAGCGATCAGTTGCGGCCCCGATGACGTGACGTTTCCCGTCTGGACCGACGGAAACCGGTTTGAAAGCCGCGAGCACAATGCCGACGAGATTCTCCGCCTGAACGGGCTCCATGTCATGGATGGAGTTGTTTAGACCCCGCGCGCGCCAGCCATCACGGGTCCGGGAAACAAGCACATGGGCGATGATCTTTCCCCGTTTGTTGCGATAGAGTACCGTCTGTCCCCGCTGGAGCTCCATGAAGGGCAGCTGGCGTAGGACGAGGATGGTGTCGGATTCGTAGAGCGGCTGCATCGATCGGCCGGTGCCCACGAGCACAAA
This DNA window, taken from Oleiharenicola lentus, encodes the following:
- the ftsY gene encoding signal recognition particle-docking protein FtsY translates to MFSLLKKFKDGLTKTVAAIAAKTHGLFGGRKIDAASLDELEEALYTADFGVETTTEILEEIKTAYKKDPTLQGRQAAEIGAAVLRRVLAGAEGWLQPGAGRPEVIAMIGVNGSGKTTTTAKLAHKFKAEKQTVIVAACDTFRAAAVEQLKSWATRLDLDIVASHTGADAAAVAFDAWQAAKARGKDWLIVDTAGRLHTKDNLMEELAKIRRVLQKHDAAAPQHRWLVVDGSLGANSIEQAKVFHKSFGLTGLIVTKLDGTSRGGAIVGIWRQLKIPIYFIGLGEQPDDLQPFSAETYARAIFGLEQ
- a CDS encoding S24 family peptidase; translated protein: MPATEEKAWQRAISLAEATPDAFVLVGTGRSMQPLYESDTILVLRQLPFMELQRGQTVLYRNKRGKIIAHVLVSRTRDGWRARGLNNSIHDMEPVQAENLVGIVLAAFKPVSVGPDGKRHVIGAATDRYTAK